A window of Thiocapsa bogorovii genomic DNA:
CCCGGACAGGAAATTGATACTCGGCACTGCTGTCGGTACGGTGCGTCTGAGCACCCGCAGGGTCTCCTCGGCGATCTCTTCGGCACTCGCCCTGTCCGCGTGATCCTTGCCGGGCAGCACCATGTTGGGCTTGAGGATGATATGCTCGAGCACCACGCGATGGCGGTACAGGGCGTGGAAGATCTCCTTCTGCACCGCCTCTGTAACCTCGGCGCAGCGGGTCAGGCTATGATCGCCGTCGATCAACACCTCCGGCTCGACGATCGGCGCCACTCCCTGCTCCTGACAGACCGCCGCATAGCGCGCCAGCATCTCGGCGTTGGCTGCAATGCCCAACTGGGTCGGGTTGCAATCGCTGATCGAGTAGACCTCGCGCCACTTCGCGAACCGCGCTCCTTGGCGCTTGTACTGCGCGAGTCTCTCGGCCAAGCCGTCGAGGCCATAGGTGATCAGGTCGCCGGGCGACAGTGCCAGCGGCCCCTTACCCTTGTCCACTTTGATACCGGGAACGATCCCGCGCTGCGCCAGCACCTCGGGCAGCGCTCTGTCGCCAGCGCTCTGCGCGAGCGTCTCCTCGAATTCGATCACCGCGCTGATGAAATCCTCGATACCGGGAGCGGTGAACAGCAAGGTGCGGTAAGCACAGCGGCTCTCTGGCGTCGCTTCCACGTCAATCGCCGCAAACCGCTTGGCGATGGTGGGATGACTCTCGTCTGCGGCAAGGATACCCTTGCCCCGCTGCACCATCTGTTCGATCGTGGCCTGGAGTTCGTTGGTGATGGACATGTTTCGCCTCCTGTAGGAGGAAACCGGGAGAACCCTTGACACCCCCGTTGCAAGGACACCGAAATGGCAGGTGCGACGCGCTTGGAACGCTTCCGCGTCATCGTCTCCAACGTGATGGACGGTTAACACCACCCTTCGAAGAAGAGATCTCGGGTGAATCTCAGAGGTTTCAGCCCTTCGTTACCTCCATGACTGACTGCTCCGATTGCTTGCGCCTGGAGCAACATTGCCGGGTGGGACTCTCACCCACCAGGATAGCACCGCCTCTCCACCGCGCGCGTCGAACTTAGGCTGGATGATTGGCAATCGGCGGGAAAATAACGCCAAGACAGTGCCTTGAGCTAACCGATTAGGGCTGGCAGCTCTTTCCGGGATCACACACAAAGGAAAGTCTTAATCCACTTCACAACTCCGCGAGGCATGGAGAGCGGAGCGAAGCCGAGCGGCCCCCGGTAGGCGTCGGCGCGTGCGTGCCGCCGCAGTGGCGAAGCGGCCGTGGTCGCGAAGCCGCGAAGGCGGTATGCAAAGCGCATCCGACACGCCGTCGAGCCATTCGTCGCAGGGCCGTGCGCAGCCCGACCGCGCCCCTCGGGCGCACGTCGTGGCGCAGCGCGGCCCGGAGCGGGGCGAACCGGGGCCAAAACAGGTCGTCGCCAAGGAGCGAGTCCGTCCGGCGGCAGGAGCCCCCGGACGGATTCACGAGCGACACGCGACTCTCCGGGGGTCTTGTGTTCGGACCTCCATTCAAAGACCTTCGCGACAAGATCGACATGGGTGTCGCCCCTGACGCAGCGTCCCCAAAGGATCGACGTACCGGTTGAGATCCACCATTGCGCGGAGGCAACTCTACGTTGACATCGCCCCGACGACTGCGCCGCCAACTCCTGCGCGAGCGCCAGCGCCAGCACCCGCGCCCTCCCCTCTGCACTCAGCTCGCCGAACCGCAAGATGAGCTCGGCCAGTTCCTCGTCGCTGCAGTAGAAGTACGGCATCGGCACACCCAGAACAACGGCCAGCTTCTCGGCGATCGCCAATGGCGGCAAGTGGATACCGGATTCGTAGCGGCTCATCCGTGCGCTGCTGCTGCGCTCGTCGAGACCCACCATCACGCCCAATCGGTCCTGCGCAATACCGAGGCGTTGCCGCGACTCGCGTAAGCGCCGGCCAAAGATTGTCGGGATGCTGGACGATTGGGACATGCCCCGATCGTCCGGGAAGCCCCGTCCGCATGCTCTACGATAAACGTAGACTTCGTGTCGACATCGCGTGTTGGCGGATCCGCAACCCATAAGCCAGGAGGCAAACGCATGCCGCAACCCCGCCTCGACCCCGAGCAGATCCGTGGGGCCACCCAAGCTCTTCTCGACGCAGGTCGCTCCCCAACGGTCATCGCCGTGCGCCACCGCCTCGGCGGCGGATCCCCTCGCACCATCGCGTCGGTGCTCGCGCACTGGCTCGCCGAGCAACAGGGTAGAGCCGGCTTTCCGAGAACAGCGCAAGCGAAAGCGCCGAGCTTCTGGGGGAGGTCGCTCGTCAGAATGAACGGATCGAGGTGTTGCTTGCGGCGCTCGGGGCGAGTGAGCAGGACCTGGCGAAGAAACGGCACGGGTCAACCTAGCCCGAATATTTCATAAAAAAGGGCGACTCTCGTTCAACCCATTGATAAAATGGCTGTTCCGCCAAGAACGCTTCGGAAGAAGCTAAACGAGGTCGCCCATGCCCGAGTCTACCCCGGAACAGCTGCGTTTTCCCCCGGTCGCCGGTTTCACGGTCCGCGGCGACTTCGACGGCGGCGCCATGTCGTCTGACTTTGGCCCCATGATTCTGCGCGGGGTTGATCGGCAGATCGGCCTGACCGAGCGGTTGAGCGCAGCGATCGATGATTGGCGCCATCCGTCCTACACCACCCATCCGATGCGTGAGCTGATCGCGCAACGGGTCTACCAGATCGCCTGTGCTTACGAAGACGGCAACGACGCCAATGCGCTGCGCCGTGATGCGCTGTTCAAGCTGGGGCTGGAGCGCAAGCCGCTGGATGCGACGACGGACCTGGCCAGCGGGCCGACCTTCTCGCGTTTGGAGAATGGGGTCGGCGCGCGCGACCTCTACCGCATGGCGCAGGCCTTCGTCGAGGCCTTCATCGCCAGCTACCCGAAGGCGCCGCAGGTGATCGTGCTCGATATGGACCACTCCGAAGACGCCACCCATGGCCAGCAGGAGTTCGCGTTCTACAATCATCACTACGGCAACCATTGCTACTTGCCGCTGTTTCTCTTCGAGGGCCTCTCGGGGAAGTTCATCACCGCGGTGCTGCGTCCCGGCAAGCGCCCCACCGGCGCCGAGAACGCGATGATCCTCAAGCGCGTGCTCAAGCGGCTGCGGGCCGCGTGGCCACGCACACGCATCATCCTGCGCGGCGACGGACACTTCTCCAACCCCGAGTTGATGGCCTTGGCGATGGCCGATCCGTTGACGGATTTCATCTTCGGCCTGGCGGGTAACCGGGCTCTCACGCCACGGGCCGAGCCGTTCTTGGCCGACGCCCGCAAGCTCCATGCGCTGCGCATCGAGAACGCCCGGCGCGCCGACGCCGACGTACCCGAGCGGACCCGCACCTACCACGAGGTTGACTACCGTGCCGGTTCCTGGCCCGGCGCGTGTCGGACCATCCTCAAAGCCGAGGTGACGGCGCGCGGCGACAACCTCCGCTTCGTCGTCACCTCCTTGGACTTGCCCAGTCCCGAGTGCGTCTACCGCGATCTGTACTGCGCGCGCGGCCAGGACGAGAACTTCATCAAAATGATCAAGAACGATCTGGCCAGCGATCGCACTTCCGACAGCACCTTCTTGGCCAATCAGATGCGCTTGTTCTTCTCCTGCGCCGCTTACGTCTTGCACCAAACGCTGCGCACCGAGGTCCTCGTCGGCACGGAACTGGCCAACGCCCAGCCTGCCACCGTGATCATCAAACTGTTCAAGCTCGCCGTGCGCGTGGTGCAGTACAAAGACCGCGTGCGCCTGCACCTGCCCTCGAGCTGTCCGGTCAAGACGCTGTTGCAGCAGGTCACCGAGAGGCTCTTCAACGCGCAGCCCGGGCGGCGCCCGCCTAGACGCACATACATCCCCGCACGGGGATTTCAGCACGCGCACGACGACTATGCCCACCTCGGGCAGGGCATCGTACGCCTGCGCGGCGACAAAACTACTCGTGCCCCGTTGATCAAGCCCGTTGCCGCTCGGTATTTCCACCATTCAACCCCCGCGGCGTCCCGGTCATCGCCCTCGGTGACGCCCAGCGCCGCGCAAATCCGCGAGGCCAGTGTCGGCTGTGTCGGTTTATGAAACATCCGGGCTAGATCCGGCAGTTGAACGGCCGTCACCCGGCGGGTGAGGCGTCAGATGCCTAAGATCGTCAACCGCGTCAAACCCTTGCATGGGGCACGAAGCGGTCAACTGCCGGATCTAGGGTCCAGCATGAGCGGGGGCACGTTGCCCGATTCGGCTAGCGCCTGCGTCAGCCGTCGGCGAGAGTCGTGACCACCACGCGCCGATCCCTCCGCGGCCCGTCGAACTCGCAGAAGAAGAGGTTCTGCCAACGCGATAGGCCGAGCTCGCCGTCGATCAAGGGGACTGTCTCGGAGGGTCCGACCAGGCCTGCCTTCAGATGCGCATCGCCGTTGCTGTCTTGGGCGTCATGTCGCCACACGCCCTTCGGGATCTGCTTCGAAAGGAAGTCGATCACGTCCTCCTGAACGCTCTCGTCCCAGTTCTCCTGGATCAGGATCGCGGCCGTGGCGCGCTGGGCGTAGACGTGGACGATGCCGTTGCCACGTGGTGGCTCGGGTGTATCGCACAGGCGGTCCGGTGACGTTATCCGTGGACAGTTGCCAGGATTGGCTCAACGCTGTTGCGGCCAATATTGATACGCTCGTCTCGGTGGGCGCGGCAGTGCTGGTTGACTCACTAGGTCAAGCTGGGTCCGTCGCCACGGAGAACGAGACGCTTTAGCCATTGTCCGCGTCATCAATGTCTGCAAACGGGGGGCAGCGACAGCGCGCAGGCCTGCGCGGCGTGGCGGACCGCCTCGCCCTGTGTGGGGTGGGCGTGGATCACCCGGGCGAGGCGGCTCAGTCCCAGCCCGGTCACCATCGCCAGCGAGATGGTGTTGATCAGCTCGCCGGCGGTGCGCCCGACGATGGTGGCACCGAGGATGCGGTCGGTGCCTTCGCGGACATGGATCTTCACGAACCCTTCTTCTTCGCCATCGGTGATCGCGCGCACCACGTCCTGCAGCGGCACGGTGTAGGTCTTGACGGGAATGTGCTGCGCACGCGCCTGCCGCACGGACAGGCCGACGTGAGCCACCTGCGGGTCGGTATAGGTGCACCAGGGCACCGTCAGTGCGCTGAGGCGCTGGCGGCGAAGATGCGCGGATTGCGGGTGCGCAGAAAGTCGTCGCCCTGGATGCCTGCCGTTTCGTCCTAGGCCGCGCCGGCTTGTTCCAGGAAAGAAATGCGAACCCGCCTCGGTTTCGCCCTCCGATTCCGCGTCGTCGACCCGCCTCACCTCAGTTATCGCCAATTTTTCCGCCAACAGGATGCCCCGATAACTTACGTATCGCGTGCTAGACTGCTGTCGCTGCTTGGGGTTTGACCGATTGCCCCCTCAAGGCAATCGAACGAGTCGATCGAGCCGTAAGACCTTCGTTGCACCAGGAGACGAAGAAATGATGCTCAACCGCGCCTTGCAACTGCTCGCCGAGCACAAAGAACTCCTGACTCGGCGCTTCAGCGTTACCTCGCTCGCCGTGTTTGGCTCCACGGTCCGGGACGAGGCGAAGGAGGATAGCGACGTGGATATCCTGGTGGCCTTCGATGGGCCGGCTACATCGGAGCGTTTTTTCGGCGTCCAATTCTATCTCGAAGACTTGCTCGGGCGTCCCGTCGATCTGGTCACAGAGAAGGCCCTACGCCCCGAACTGCGGCCACACATCGAGCGGGAAGCGATCCGTGTTTGAGGCCGCTGAAAGTCCACGCGAATGGCTCTTTTATCTGGATGACATGATCGGATTTTCCGAGAAGGTCATGGCCTACACCGACGGCCTGGACCAGGACGGGTTCCTGAACGATGGCCTGACCTACGATGCCACCCTGCGTAACCTGGAACTGATCGGCGAGGCCGCGACCCATGTCCCTGAGGCGGTGCGGTCCGCCAATGCCCATATCCCCTGGCGGCTCATCGTCGCGACTCGCAATCGACTGATCCACGGCTATCTCGGAATCGACAACGACACCCTGTGGAGCATCGTCCAAGGCGACGTGCCTGCCCTCCTACCCCTGCTTCGCGAGCTTCGCTCGCGGTCCGGTGCGTCGTCACCATGAGGCCAAGCCCTGGTGACGATGGGAAATGATCTCGCCGACTCGGCTGGCCCCGCCCTGCGGGCTTCCGGCTACAGATCCTGTCTCCAAAGGGTTGAAAACGCCCCCAACTTCGCGCCGCGAGCGGCCGGTGTCGGCCAGGTTGCCGACGTGCACCCAGCGCCGCTCGATGGTCCTTTAATGGACGGAAACGCCACGTCGCAGTCCTGACTGACGCGTTTCGCTTCAGTGCGGTCTGCCGAGGGTCATGGCGCTTCAATCGTCACGTGATCCCCCGCTTCCGCAACAGCACCGGCGGGGCCAGCGACCGCGCGCAGGCCTGCGCGGCCTGGCGGACCGCCTCGCCCTGTGTGGGGTAGGCGTGGATCACCCGGGCGAGACGGCCCAGGCCCAGCCCGGTCACCATCGCCAGCGAGATGGTGTTGATCAGCTCGCCGGCGGTGCGCCCGACGATGGTGGCACCGAGGATGCGGTCGGTGCCTTCGCGGACATGGATCTTCACGAAACCTTCTTCTTCGCCATCGGTGATCGCGCGCACCACGTCGTGCAGCGGCACCGTGTAGGTCTTCACGGGAATGTCCTGCGCGCGCGCCTGCCGCACGGATAGGCCCACGTGAGCCACCTGCGGGTCGGTGTAGGTGCACCAGGGCACCGTCAGCGCGCTCAGGCGCTGGCGACCGCGAAACAGTGCGTTGCGCACCACGATGCGTGCCGAGGCCTCGGCCGTGTTGGTGTAGGCGTGCTCCAGGCAGCAGTCGCCGGCGGCGAAGATGCGCGGATTGCTGGTGCGCAGACAGTCGTCGACCTGGATGCCTGTCGCCTCGTCGTAGGCCACGCCGGCGGCCTCCAGGTCCAGCCCCTGCACGGCCGGCAGGCGCCCGATGCCGGTCAGGATCTCATCGACCACCGTCGTCGCGGTGCTGCCGTCGTTGATCATCGTGACGTGCTTGCGGCCACCCTCCAGGCGAACGGCGACGACGTTGGAGTTGAGATGGATCTCGACGCCGTCGTGGGCCAGGGCGTGGGAGACCATCTGCGCGGCGTCGCGCTCTTCCTTCGGCAGGAACAGCGGTTCGCTGTGGCAGATGAGGGTGCGGCAGCCGAAGCGCGCAAACGCTTGGGCGAGCTCGCAGCCGAGCGGCCCGCCGCCGATGACCAGCAGGCTGGTCGGCAGCGCCGTCAGCGCGAAGACGGTCTCGTTGTTCAGGTAGCCGGCGGCGGCCAGGCCCTCGATGTCGGGCAGCAGCGGGCGCGAGCCGGTGGCAATCAGCGCCTTCCTGAAGCGCAGCCGGGTGCCGTCGACAGCGACCGCGTCGGCGCCGACGAAACGGGCGTGCCCGACATGCAGGTCGATGCCTTCGTCCCCCAGACGGGCGGGCGAATCGACGCGCAGGATACGGTCGCGCACCCGCCGCATGCGGGCCATGACCGCCGCGAAGTCGACGCTGACCTCAACCGGGGATGAAGCGCCGTAGTTCGGCGCGTTGCGCATCTCGGCGATGAGCTGTGCGCTGCGCAGGATGGTCTTGGACGGAATGCAGCCTTCGTTCAGGCAGTTGCCGCCAATGTGGCGCGACTCGATCAGCGCCACCCGGGCGCCCGCCACGACGGCCTCCCGAGCCGCGAGCAGACCGGCCGGGCCGGCACCAATGATGAGCAGGTCGTAGGGATCATGGTTGCCCGGACCCTGCCCAGCCGCGTGACGCTGGCTCGGCCGGGGTGGACCTACCTGTTCGCCGGGCGCCGCGGCCACGCGGCCCTGCTTCGCCACGGCTGGGGACGATGCCCGCGTCGTGGTCCTCATCGATGCTCGTCCTCGGCCAGCCAACCGCCGCGGAAGCCGGCGCGTTGCAGGCCCGTGCGGATCGGCGCCGAGCCGCGCAGCAGGCGCCATAGTAGGCCGGAGCGGAAGTTCTCGATCATCAGCACGATCAGGCCCTGGTCGAGCCCGAAACTGCCCTCGGAGATCCATGCCTCGCGCACGGTGTCGTTGAAGCCGCTGGCGCGCGCGGCACGGTCGCCGGTCGCGGACCCGCGCGCAAGCATCCGCCGGATAGCGGGCAGCGCGATCTCGGGGGCAAAGACCAGCGACGCCAGCACCGACGGGCCGGCGAGCGTGCCGTCATCGGGGCCGTAGGGCACGCCGCGCGCGGCGTAGCCATAGAACGACTGGCGACGTCCGGCGATGCGTTGCCGTGGGGCGCTGGGCCCGTCGCCGGCCGACAGGCCCCAGCCGTCCTCCCCGTAACCGACGAAGCCGCGCGGGTTGCGGATGGCGTACTCGCGCTGCACGTAGGTCGCGCGGCGGCTGTTCTCGAAGTAGTCGCAGTGCTTCTCGCGCATGAAGTCGTCGCGGATGCCGCGAAAGTCGATCCAGGCGTGCGAGAACTGGTGGATGAACAGCGGCCCGGCATAGAGGAAGTCGATGCCGTAGAGGTTCTCCCACTGGTAGGTGCTGGTCCAGGCCGGGAAGCTGGCCTCGGTCAGCGAATGGGTCGGCGAGCCCAGGCCCAGCGTGTAGAGCAGGAGGGCTTCGCTGTAGCCCTCCCAGCCGTAGTTGAGAAAGCCGCTCTTGGGCTTCCAGCCGTGCACGACGGCGGCGCCTTTGCGCTGGGCCCAGCACCAGTCCACGCGGCGGTAAAGCATGTCGGCAAGATCACGCAGCTCGGCCTCGTCCGCGGTGGCGGCGGTGAAATAGGCCGCGGCCGTGAGCATGCCGGCCAGCAGCAGTGCGGTGTCGATCAGCGACAACTCGCAACGCCATGCCCTCGCGCCGCTGTCCAGGTGCAGGAAGTGGAAGTAAAAGCCGTTGCGACCGGTCGATGCGGGCATGCCGCTTTGGTCGCTGTCCCGGAAGAAGCGCAGCGCGGCCAGGCTGCGCTGCAGGGCCTCGGCGCGCGTCATCCAGCCGCGCTCGACGCCCACCGGGTAGGCCGACAGGGCGAAGCCGACGACCGCGATGCTCGCGTGCGAGCCCGGCCGCGAGGTATCGGCCACCAGGCCGTTGTCGCGGTTGGTGTGCCGGACGAAATAATCGAAGGCGGCGCGCTGCAAGCCGTCCAGCATGGCTTCGTCGGCCGGCGACAGGGGCTCGGCTTCTGCCGCGGGAGGCAAGGCCGCGGTCTGCCTCACGGTGGTGTTCCCGATGACGTTGGCGATGTCGTTGCCGGCAACGCCAGGGCGGCATCGACGGTGGCCTGGGCCTCCGCCAGGATGCGTTGCAGATGCGCGGTGCCCTGGACGCTTTCGGCGTAGATCTTGTAGAGGTCCTCGGTGCCCGAGGGCCGTGCCGCGTACCAGCCGCTCTTCGCGCTGACCTTGATGCCGCCGATGGGCGCACCGTTGCCGGGTGCCTGGCTCAGCACGCTGGTGATCCCCTCCCCCGCCAGTTCGGCCGTGCCGATCTGCTGCGGCGACAGTGCCGCCAGCCGCGCCTTCTGCTCCGCCGTTGCCGGCGCCTGAATGCGGTCTTCGACCGGGCTGCCGAGCTGCCCGGCGAGATCGAGGTAGAGCGCACCCGGATCGCGACCGCAGCGCGCCGTGATCTCGGCCGAGAGCAGCGCCGCGATCAGGCCGTCCTTGTCGGTGGTCCAGACCCGGCCGTCGCGGCGCAGGAAGGACGCGCCGGCGCTCTCTTCGCCGGCGAAGCCCAGGCTGGCGTCGAGTAGCCCTTGCGAGAACCACTTGAAGCCGACCGGCACCTCGTAGAGCCTGCGGTCCAGTCGCGCGGCGACACGGTCGATCAGTTGCGTGCTGACCACCGTCTTGCCCACCGCGGCGGTGGCGCCCCACTGGGGCCGGTGCTGGAACAGATAGTCGATGGCCACCGCGAGGTAGTGGTTCGGCGGCAGCAGCCCGGCGGCGGGCGTGACGATGCCGTGGCGGTCATGGTCGGTGTCGCAGGCGAAGGCGATGTCGAAGCGGTCCTTGATGGCGATCAGCCGCTGCATTGCGTAGACCGACGACGGGTCCATGCGGATCTGACCGTCCCAGTCCAGCGTCATGAAGGCGAAGGTCGGATCGATCTCTTCGCTAACCACCGTCAGGTCGATCTTCCAGCGTTCGGCGATCGCGACCCAGTAGTGCACGCCGGCACCGCCCAGCGGGTCGACGCCCAGGCGGAGCCCGGCGTTGCGAATCGCGTCCAGGTCGATCACCTGGTCGAGCTCGGCCACGTAGTGCGCGAGGTAGTCGTGCCGATGCGTCGTCGCGGCCGCCAGGGCCCGGGCGTGCGGCAGACGGCGCACGCCCTTAAGGCCGTTCTCGAGAAAGCGGTTCGCCGCCGCCTGGATCGCGTCGGTGATGTCCTCGCCGGCCGGCCCGCCGTGCGGTGGGTTGTACTTGAAGCCGCCATCGCGCGGCGGGTTGTGCGACGGCGTGACGACGATGCCGTCGGCGCGTCGGCCGGGCTCGGCGACGCCGCGGTTGTGCGTGAGGATGGCGCGGGAGATCGCCGGGGTCGGCGTGGGCTCGTCGTTGGTCGCCAGCATCACCTCCACGCCATTGGCGGCCAGCACCTCAAGTGCGCTCGCGCTGGCCGGTGCAGACAGGGCGTGGGTATCGATGCCCATGAACAGCGGCCCGGCGATGCCCCGGGCCTGACGGTGATCGCACAGGGCCTGGGTGATGGCCAGCACGTGCCATTCGTTGAACGAGACGTCGAAGGCCGAGCCGCGGTGGCCCGAGGTGCCGAAGGCGACCCGCTGCGCGGGCACGCTCGGGTCGGGGCGCTCCGAAAAGTACGCCGCCACGAGCTGGTCGACGTCGATGAGCAGGGCCTTCGGCACCGGTTGACCG
This region includes:
- a CDS encoding nucleotidyltransferase family protein, producing the protein MMLNRALQLLAEHKELLTRRFSVTSLAVFGSTVRDEAKEDSDVDILVAFDGPATSERFFGVQFYLEDLLGRPVDLVTEKALRPELRPHIEREAIRV
- a CDS encoding HepT-like ribonuclease domain-containing protein, with product MIGFSEKVMAYTDGLDQDGFLNDGLTYDATLRNLELIGEAATHVPEAVRSANAHIPWRLIVATRNRLIHGYLGIDNDTLWSIVQGDVPALLPLLRELRSRSGASSP
- a CDS encoding mercuric reductase, yielding MRTTTRASSPAVAKQGRVAAAPGEQVGPPRPSQRHAAGQGPGNHDPYDLLIIGAGPAGLLAAREAVVAGARVALIESRHIGGNCLNEGCIPSKTILRSAQLIAEMRNAPNYGASSPVEVSVDFAAVMARMRRVRDRILRVDSPARLGDEGIDLHVGHARFVGADAVAVDGTRLRFRKALIATGSRPLLPDIEGLAAAGYLNNETVFALTALPTSLLVIGGGPLGCELAQAFARFGCRTLICHSEPLFLPKEERDAAQMVSHALAHDGVEIHLNSNVVAVRLEGGRKHVTMINDGSTATTVVDEILTGIGRLPAVQGLDLEAAGVAYDEATGIQVDDCLRTSNPRIFAAGDCCLEHAYTNTAEASARIVVRNALFRGRQRLSALTVPWCTYTDPQVAHVGLSVRQARAQDIPVKTYTVPLHDVVRAITDGEEEGFVKIHVREGTDRILGATIVGRTAGELINTISLAMVTGLGLGRLARVIHAYPTQGEAVRQAAQACARSLAPPVLLRKRGIT
- the pgm gene encoding phosphoglucomutase (alpha-D-glucose-1,6-bisphosphate-dependent), with the translated sequence MSTRISPLAGQPVPKALLIDVDQLVAAYFSERPDPSVPAQRVAFGTSGHRGSAFDVSFNEWHVLAITQALCDHRQARGIAGPLFMGIDTHALSAPASASALEVLAANGVEVMLATNDEPTPTPAISRAILTHNRGVAEPGRRADGIVVTPSHNPPRDGGFKYNPPHGGPAGEDITDAIQAAANRFLENGLKGVRRLPHARALAAATTHRHDYLAHYVAELDQVIDLDAIRNAGLRLGVDPLGGAGVHYWVAIAERWKIDLTVVSEEIDPTFAFMTLDWDGQIRMDPSSVYAMQRLIAIKDRFDIAFACDTDHDRHGIVTPAAGLLPPNHYLAVAIDYLFQHRPQWGATAAVGKTVVSTQLIDRVAARLDRRLYEVPVGFKWFSQGLLDASLGFAGEESAGASFLRRDGRVWTTDKDGLIAALLSAEITARCGRDPGALYLDLAGQLGSPVEDRIQAPATAEQKARLAALSPQQIGTAELAGEGITSVLSQAPGNGAPIGGIKVSAKSGWYAARPSGTEDLYKIYAESVQGTAHLQRILAEAQATVDAALALPATTSPTSSGTPP
- a CDS encoding secondary thiamine-phosphate synthase enzyme YjbQ; protein product: MTSPDRLCDTPEPPRGNGIVHVYAQRATAAILIQENWDESVQEDVIDFLSKQIPKGVWRHDAQDSNGDAHLKAGLVGPSETVPLIDGELGLSRWQNLFFCEFDGPRRDRRVVVTTLADG
- a CDS encoding helix-turn-helix domain-containing protein; this encodes MSQSSSIPTIFGRRLRESRQRLGIAQDRLGVMVGLDERSSSARMSRYESGIHLPPLAIAEKLAVVLGVPMPYFYCSDEELAELILRFGELSAEGRARVLALALAQELAAQSSGRCQRRVASAQWWISTGTSILWGRCVRGDTHVDLVAKVFEWRSEHKTPGESRVARESVRGLLPPDGLAPWRRPVLAPVRPAPGRAAPRRAPEGRGRAAHGPATNGSTACRMRFAYRLRGFATTAASPLRRHARADAYRGPLGFAPLSMPRGVVKWIKTFLCV
- a CDS encoding glucoamylase family protein — encoded protein: MRQTAALPPAAEAEPLSPADEAMLDGLQRAAFDYFVRHTNRDNGLVADTSRPGSHASIAVVGFALSAYPVGVERGWMTRAEALQRSLAALRFFRDSDQSGMPASTGRNGFYFHFLHLDSGARAWRCELSLIDTALLLAGMLTAAAYFTAATADEAELRDLADMLYRRVDWCWAQRKGAAVVHGWKPKSGFLNYGWEGYSEALLLYTLGLGSPTHSLTEASFPAWTSTYQWENLYGIDFLYAGPLFIHQFSHAWIDFRGIRDDFMREKHCDYFENSRRATYVQREYAIRNPRGFVGYGEDGWGLSAGDGPSAPRQRIAGRRQSFYGYAARGVPYGPDDGTLAGPSVLASLVFAPEIALPAIRRMLARGSATGDRAARASGFNDTVREAWISEGSFGLDQGLIVLMIENFRSGLLWRLLRGSAPIRTGLQRAGFRGGWLAEDEHR
- a CDS encoding class I fructose-bisphosphate aldolase codes for the protein MSITNELQATIEQMVQRGKGILAADESHPTIAKRFAAIDVEATPESRCAYRTLLFTAPGIEDFISAVIEFEETLAQSAGDRALPEVLAQRGIVPGIKVDKGKGPLALSPGDLITYGLDGLAERLAQYKRQGARFAKWREVYSISDCNPTQLGIAANAEMLARYAAVCQEQGVAPIVEPEVLIDGDHSLTRCAEVTEAVQKEIFHALYRHRVVLEHIILKPNMVLPGKDHADRASAEEIAEETLRVLRRTVPTAVPSINFLSGGMNPEESTANLNAMNAGFPQAPWLLSFSYGRALQQPVLQAWQGRAENAAAAQRALLKRARLNGLAQRGEYQSSMESQD
- a CDS encoding DNA-binding protein, which produces MPQPRLDPEQIRGATQALLDAGRSPTVIAVRHRLGGGSPRTIASVLAHWLAEQQGRAGFPRTAQAKAPSFWGRSLVRMNGSRCCLRRSGRVSRTWRRNGTGQPSPNIS